A genomic region of Paenibacillus sp. PL2-23 contains the following coding sequences:
- a CDS encoding CpsB/CapC family capsule biosynthesis tyrosine phosphatase, whose protein sequence is MIDIHTHILPGIDDGSAHDDEALALARAAAADGIRTLMATPHHANGRYLNPASDVRRLVEEMNRKLELAGIEVAVAAGQEIRVHDDLLDAWRREELLTLAGSRYILLEMPSSSIPQGMEELMHELAVLGLVPVIAHPERNAEVVQHPERLAELVELGAIGQVTTHSLLGGFGKRIEQSAWKLLRQGSIHIVSSDAHHPDRRGFRLSEAYASIEQSMGAEWSGYLKGNAEAILANRALGAMPSLPVPGGGVLRKLFSGLLRK, encoded by the coding sequence ATGATCGATATTCATACGCATATTCTGCCAGGCATAGATGATGGCTCAGCCCATGACGACGAAGCGCTGGCGCTGGCTCGCGCCGCCGCCGCGGACGGCATCCGAACCCTTATGGCCACGCCCCATCACGCCAACGGCCGATATCTGAATCCAGCCAGCGATGTCCGCAGGCTTGTCGAAGAGATGAACCGCAAGCTGGAGCTGGCAGGGATTGAAGTTGCTGTAGCTGCAGGCCAGGAAATTCGTGTTCATGACGATTTGCTGGACGCCTGGCGGCGTGAGGAGCTGCTGACGCTGGCAGGCTCCCGTTACATCCTGCTGGAGATGCCATCCTCCAGCATACCGCAAGGTATGGAGGAGCTGATGCATGAGCTGGCTGTACTGGGGCTTGTGCCGGTTATCGCCCATCCCGAGCGTAATGCGGAGGTCGTGCAGCACCCGGAGAGGCTGGCGGAGCTGGTAGAGCTTGGCGCGATTGGCCAGGTGACGACTCACTCCTTGCTGGGCGGCTTCGGCAAGCGCATCGAGCAATCCGCATGGAAGCTGCTGCGGCAGGGCAGCATTCACATCGTTTCCTCGGACGCCCATCATCCCGATCGCCGGGGGTTTCGCCTAAGCGAGGCTTACGCGTCCATCGAGCAGTCGATGGGAGCAGAGTGGAGCGGATACCTGAAGGGCAACGCTGAAGCCATTCTCGCGAATCGGGCGTTAGGCGCGATGCCCAGTCTGCCGGTACCGGGCGGCGGCGTGCTCCGGAAGCTGTTCTCCGGCTTACTGAGGAAGTGA
- a CDS encoding S-layer homology domain-containing protein, giving the protein MKLSKKLAVTTVAASVAMSAFAGIPLSSKGLGEKLGISGVAYATASFPNTTVTTKVTQLRNALIATGGLDEVQALRTVINNLSNSQKAAIAQPFVDKLMTNVEPGEQEEKEQRLQELFIDAMGMAYDPNLTDLEALRAAYGEELNEYAAAVGVSTLTIDHIVDYFLLVQEEAMNILKSKTLLELKALLTNAEGFNTLMEDALAAIPDNSNPLETVFLNYDVTTEDVAGALSALKTEVNDNLKFENAALALYSAYLSMTPTTPPPIGGGSSPDVTVTIPAEVKELQGKLNALKDKLANASGEEKAALIAEAVKETKAVVSKLSVLQNTVAVANGKATLQLDENAAVSAIAGIGEAVKALKELGGDMGAKVKVTINLGNVTVNSVAIGLSAKIVDQAIAAGLDAVSLKVGELTVDLPVGGTFSGTIDFTIDTSKASEETTGGLPAASDVYDFNLAIDGKSTTSFDKSVVLQIPLGDTNGLDEELLTLAKIIDGKLEIHGGRVGGGFITESRDTFSSYVVVENKVEFGDVASVEAWAGRSIDVVAAKGAINGKAEGVFDPSANVTRAEFAKMLIRALDLENGSAKESFADVKAGDWFAPYVAAAAEQGIINGRSATKFDPNASITRAEMATMIARALKVQGLKDVSDVEGALAAFSDASDINASLQAGVAFAAAYKIVQGYDGKFAPNDNATRAQAAVIIHRAFQAL; this is encoded by the coding sequence GTGAAATTATCTAAGAAGCTAGCTGTAACAACTGTTGCTGCAAGCGTAGCGATGTCCGCATTCGCAGGCATTCCGCTCAGCAGCAAAGGCCTTGGCGAGAAGCTGGGCATAAGTGGAGTCGCTTATGCGACTGCTTCATTCCCGAATACCACAGTAACCACTAAAGTTACTCAACTTCGTAATGCGCTAATTGCCACAGGGGGACTAGACGAGGTTCAAGCTCTTCGTACAGTGATCAATAACCTGTCGAATTCGCAGAAAGCTGCAATCGCACAGCCTTTTGTCGATAAGCTTATGACCAACGTGGAACCGGGAGAGCAAGAGGAGAAAGAGCAAAGACTGCAGGAGCTTTTTATTGATGCCATGGGCATGGCTTATGATCCTAACCTGACAGATCTCGAAGCGCTTCGAGCTGCCTACGGCGAAGAGCTTAATGAATATGCTGCGGCTGTTGGAGTAAGCACTCTTACTATCGATCATATCGTAGACTACTTCCTGCTTGTTCAAGAGGAAGCGATGAATATTCTGAAGTCCAAGACGCTGCTGGAGCTGAAAGCATTGCTTACGAATGCTGAAGGCTTTAATACGCTTATGGAGGACGCATTAGCTGCTATCCCAGATAACAGCAACCCACTGGAGACGGTGTTTCTGAACTACGATGTGACAACAGAGGATGTAGCCGGCGCATTGTCCGCTCTTAAGACAGAAGTAAATGACAATTTGAAATTCGAAAATGCAGCACTTGCTCTGTACAGCGCATATTTGTCTATGACACCGACAACGCCTCCTCCAATTGGCGGAGGATCGTCCCCTGATGTTACTGTAACCATCCCTGCAGAAGTAAAGGAGCTTCAAGGCAAGCTGAACGCGTTGAAGGACAAGCTGGCGAACGCATCCGGCGAAGAGAAAGCGGCATTGATCGCTGAAGCCGTGAAGGAGACGAAGGCTGTTGTGAGCAAGCTGTCCGTATTGCAGAATACGGTAGCGGTAGCGAACGGCAAAGCGACTCTGCAGCTGGACGAGAACGCGGCCGTATCTGCAATCGCGGGTATTGGCGAAGCGGTTAAAGCGCTTAAGGAGCTTGGCGGCGACATGGGCGCCAAGGTGAAGGTGACCATCAATCTGGGCAACGTAACAGTGAATAGCGTCGCAATCGGTCTGTCGGCCAAGATTGTCGACCAAGCGATCGCTGCCGGTCTGGACGCGGTATCGCTGAAAGTCGGCGAGCTGACAGTAGACCTGCCGGTTGGCGGCACATTCTCGGGCACAATCGACTTCACGATCGACACGTCCAAGGCGTCAGAAGAGACGACTGGCGGATTGCCAGCAGCGTCCGATGTCTATGATTTCAACCTGGCCATTGACGGCAAGTCCACTACAAGCTTCGACAAGTCGGTTGTCTTGCAGATTCCTCTTGGTGACACCAACGGCCTTGATGAGGAGCTATTGACCCTGGCCAAGATCATTGATGGCAAGCTCGAAATCCATGGCGGACGCGTAGGCGGCGGCTTTATCACGGAATCCCGCGACACCTTCTCCTCCTACGTTGTTGTGGAGAACAAAGTGGAGTTCGGGGACGTAGCAAGCGTGGAAGCATGGGCGGGCCGCTCCATTGATGTGGTAGCAGCCAAGGGCGCAATCAACGGCAAGGCTGAGGGCGTATTCGACCCAAGCGCTAACGTGACGCGCGCGGAATTCGCGAAGATGCTGATACGCGCTCTTGATCTGGAGAACGGCAGCGCGAAGGAATCCTTCGCTGACGTGAAGGCTGGCGACTGGTTCGCTCCTTATGTGGCGGCTGCAGCTGAGCAAGGTATTATTAACGGACGTTCCGCAACGAAGTTCGATCCGAACGCTTCTATTACACGCGCCGAGATGGCGACCATGATCGCTCGCGCGCTGAAGGTGCAAGGCCTGAAGGATGTCTCCGATGTGGAGGGCGCGCTGGCAGCATTCTCCGACGCCTCCGACATCAACGCTTCGCTGCAAGCAGGCGTAGCATTCGCGGCGGCTTACAAGATTGTGCAAGGCTACGACGGCAAGTTCGCGCCGAATGACAACGCGACACGCGCGCAAGCGGCCGTTATTATCCATCGTGCATTTCAGGCTCTTTAA
- the lysS gene encoding lysine--tRNA ligase — MEHENQNNEQELSELLKIRRDKLDQLRELGVDPFGRKFERTHNAKAILEAYEGSTKEELEAEGVKVSIAGRIMQKRGMGKAGFAHIQDLTGRIQIYVRKDTVDPNKFAAFDMLDIGDIVGVQGVVFKTNTGEVSVKALDVDVLTKSLLPLPDKHHGLKDVELRYRQRYVDLIVNPDVQQTFITRSRIIQSMRRYLDSLGYLEVETPTLHSIAGGAAARPFITHHNALDMQLYMRIAIELHLKRLIVGGMEKVYEIGRVYRNEGISTRHNPEFTMIELYEAYADYKDIMALTENVIAHIAQEVLGTTKIKYQGHDVDLTPQWRRVSMVDLVKEVTGVDFGVQMTDEEAHALAKEHRIPVEPHMTFGHILNAFFEEKCEATLIQPTFVTGHPVAISPLAKKSEVDPRFTDRFELFIVAREHANAFTELNDPIDQRERFEAQLEEKEQGNDEAHEMDDDFIRALEYGMPPTGGLGIGIDRLVMLLTDAPSIRDVLLFPHMRELRSGE, encoded by the coding sequence GTGGAACACGAGAACCAGAACAACGAGCAGGAGCTTAGCGAGCTTCTGAAGATTCGCAGAGACAAGCTGGATCAGCTGCGGGAATTGGGTGTCGATCCTTTCGGCCGCAAGTTCGAGAGAACGCATAACGCGAAGGCGATCCTCGAAGCTTATGAGGGCAGCACGAAGGAGGAGCTGGAGGCCGAGGGCGTCAAGGTCAGCATCGCTGGCCGCATTATGCAGAAGCGCGGGATGGGCAAAGCCGGCTTCGCGCATATCCAGGACCTGACGGGCCGCATTCAGATCTACGTGCGCAAGGACACCGTCGACCCCAACAAATTCGCGGCGTTCGACATGCTCGATATCGGCGATATTGTAGGTGTGCAGGGCGTTGTGTTCAAAACAAACACAGGCGAGGTGTCCGTCAAGGCGCTTGACGTCGACGTATTGACCAAGTCGCTGCTTCCGCTGCCGGACAAGCATCACGGACTGAAGGACGTCGAGCTTCGCTACCGCCAGCGCTACGTCGATCTCATCGTCAATCCGGACGTGCAGCAGACGTTCATTACACGTTCCCGCATTATTCAATCCATGCGCCGTTACCTGGATTCGCTCGGCTACCTGGAGGTGGAGACGCCGACCTTGCACTCCATCGCGGGCGGCGCCGCGGCGCGTCCGTTCATCACGCATCATAACGCGCTGGACATGCAGCTGTACATGCGGATCGCGATTGAGCTTCATCTGAAGCGCCTGATCGTAGGCGGCATGGAGAAGGTCTACGAGATCGGCCGCGTCTACCGCAACGAAGGCATCTCGACGCGCCACAACCCGGAGTTCACAATGATCGAGCTGTACGAGGCGTACGCCGATTACAAGGATATTATGGCGCTGACCGAGAATGTGATCGCGCATATCGCGCAGGAAGTGCTCGGCACGACCAAGATCAAGTATCAAGGCCATGATGTCGACCTGACGCCGCAGTGGCGCCGCGTCAGCATGGTGGACCTGGTCAAGGAAGTGACAGGTGTCGACTTCGGCGTCCAGATGACGGACGAGGAAGCGCATGCCCTGGCCAAGGAGCACAGGATTCCGGTGGAGCCGCATATGACCTTCGGCCATATCCTGAACGCCTTCTTCGAAGAGAAGTGCGAAGCGACGCTGATCCAGCCGACATTCGTCACTGGCCATCCTGTTGCCATCTCGCCGCTGGCGAAGAAGAGCGAGGTCGACCCTCGCTTCACGGACCGCTTCGAGCTGTTCATCGTCGCTCGCGAGCACGCGAACGCGTTCACGGAGCTGAACGACCCGATCGACCAGCGCGAGCGCTTCGAAGCGCAGCTGGAGGAGAAGGAGCAGGGCAACGACGAGGCGCATGAGATGGACGACGACTTCATCCGCGCGCTGGAATACGGCATGCCGCCAACCGGTGGACTCGGTATCGGCATCGACCGTCTGGTCATGCTGCTCACCGACGCCCCGTCGATCCGCGACGTGCTGCTGTTCCCTCATATGCGCGAGCTTCGTTCAGGCGAATAG
- the greA gene encoding transcription elongation factor GreA, giving the protein MNDKQIILTQEGLKKLEEELENLKSVKRREVAERIKVAIGYGDISENSEYEDAKNEQAFIEGRIITLEKMLRNARIINNDEIDVDTVSIGSIVTVEDLEFGDTMEYAIVGTAESDPLQNKISNESPVGKAILGKKKGATVEVNVPAGIIQYKIVDIKK; this is encoded by the coding sequence ATGAACGATAAACAAATCATTCTGACTCAAGAGGGTTTGAAGAAGCTCGAGGAGGAGCTGGAGAATCTCAAGTCGGTCAAACGTCGTGAAGTCGCCGAGCGGATTAAGGTAGCCATCGGATATGGCGATATTAGCGAAAACTCTGAATATGAGGACGCGAAGAACGAGCAGGCGTTCATCGAGGGCCGCATCATTACGCTCGAGAAGATGCTTCGCAATGCGCGCATTATTAACAATGACGAGATTGACGTGGACACCGTCAGCATCGGCTCCATTGTAACCGTCGAGGATCTGGAGTTCGGCGACACGATGGAATACGCGATCGTCGGCACAGCGGAATCCGATCCGCTGCAGAACAAGATTTCGAATGAAAGCCCCGTCGGCAAGGCCATTCTAGGCAAGAAGAAGGGCGCGACAGTGGAAGTGAACGTTCCGGCCGGCATTATTCAATATAAGATTGTCGATATCAAAAAATAA